Part of the Vigna unguiculata cultivar IT97K-499-35 chromosome 3, ASM411807v1, whole genome shotgun sequence genome, TCTGTGGTCAAAGAGACTGGTGTTAAAGAATGCTCCAATTTCTGAGAAGCATCATCGGATACaactttttgttgttgttgttgttgttgacgCGATCTCTTCAGTTCAGTCTCAATTGCCACCTTAGATGATTCTGCCAACTCTGCACTCCACAGGGCCGCCTCTGTAGCAGCCTTTGTGTCTTCAATGGCTTTTACATTAGTTTCCACCTTTCTGTCCACTTCATTCTTTCTTGCATAGATTTGGTGAAGCTCTTCCATCGcattttcctctttcttttcaACCAAAGCCTCACACTCCTTGGCCTTTGTTCTCATTGCCTCAAACTCTTCATTTGGAATCTTGATCTTACCACTGAATTTTGAGCTCGGAACTTTACTAACTTCAGATAAAATCTTGATCTCCTTAACGGCTCTTTGTTGTGCAGCTTTTGCCTCTCTAGCCTCCACCAGAACTAGCTCAAGTCTTTGCTCTGCTTCTTCAGCCACTGCCCGGGACTTTTCAGCTTCTACCTTCAGCTCTTGAGCTTTTCTCCTCATCTCTTCAGCTTCTCTTCTTGCACCTTCCGTCTCCGATTGTAGCTTCTGAATTTTCTTACTCTGTACATAGAAGATATCAGCTTCTAACTCCTCTACAGTGCTTGGTGCAGGTTTTGCCTCTCCCATTCTCCCTTGCAGTTCATCAGTGAGGTTTGCAGCGAGAACTCCCGCTGCATGTTCCTTCTCCTTCACTCCATCTTGTTCACTCCTCACTTGCTTCAATTCCATTCTGAGGAAAAACACCAGTTTGTTAAGGGAGTTCTTTTCTTCGGCAATGTCCTGGAGTGTCTTTGTGGCTTCTTTGAGCTCTGAAGTCAGAAGCCTCACAGAGTCCATCTTAGCAGCATGCAGCTTCTTAATATGTTCTTGAAGAGCCTCAATCTCAGCACTCGTTTCAGCAAGTTTGGCATCTAGATTTTCCACAAGTTCTGGATCATATTCTTTCTTCAAGGACTCCAAATTCTTTTGTACTTCTTCCTTCGCATTTGTGTAGTAACTCATAAGTTGGGCTTCCCTTTCTTCATGGGATTGTTCAGCCGCCAATTTCAATTGTTCAATCGACGCTTTCATGGTCGCAATTTCATTCGAGAGTTCACTGATTCTTTCTGAGTTTAATTTTGCCGAACGTTGAGCCTCTCCTGCTGCTTGCAACGCTGCCAGCTTTGCCCCCATAACCGCATCAAAATCCTGCTTTATCTTTGTGAGTTCTTGCTTGGAAGAATCCAATTCATTTATAGTGGTGATGTACTCCTTTCTTGCATGATCTAGTTCTCTTTTCCAGGCTTCATATCCCACGGCTTTTAGAGATAGCGTCTTCTCAAATCGCTTGGTCTGGCTTTTCACGGCTTCAGCAGCTTCCATTGCAGATTGCTTGGATTCTCTTACGTAGGCAAGCCTGGTTGTCAAAATCTGAAGTATCTCCTTGGCGCTCTCAAGATCAGAAAGTGCTTTGGCTTTCACGGCTTCAGCATTATCCACATGTTTCTTCACCTTGTCTAGTTCCTTCTGGGCCAAGATAAGCTGCGTCTCCTTTTCAAACACATTCTgcaaattttcaacaaaaaacaTGAAAACCATTTTCTCCGACAAACATGCAAACATGTCTCATGCAATGCAATGCAATTCCATTGACATCTTATTTTCCTACGATCgaagatataaaaaattaacgttGGATTGGATGCATACCTCCGATGATCTTCTCTTGATAGAAAATCTGTCCCTTGGAATGGCTACCTCACCGAATAAACTAACAGCAGCTTTCACAGATTGGAATGGTGCCCGTGTGTCGATTTCTCCAACCTCTCCCCTTGGAGAATTCACCTTCTTGACGCCAGTCATTTTCTTTAGATCGTTTCTGCAACACAGATTGCAATGAGATCGAATTTGTATGCTAAAccgaataaaaattatatcttttttctGATACAAAAACGGGGAGGAATTTTTGTTACGTGACAGAAAGAAAGATGAAGCAAGAGGAGCCCCTGTGTGTTTATGAGTGGATCAGGTAGAAGTCATATAACAATAATGTTTGAAAGGAAAGGTGTTGGAACTCAGAAGAACCCTAATGAAACCAAAGGTTCCCTGAGTCCAACTTTTTCCATTTCAAAAAGTGTGGCCCTTTGAAAACAACATCCGGGATAATGGTCGGTTAAATCTGCTGGATTTAGAATCAGTTTCGCTATTTTAGGTAGAGACAGAGAAGTTTCTGGTGGGGCTCACAGCATACACCATTCGAATTACCAACCAAACATACAAAAAGGACTTTTTCCTCTGTAACATTATTCGATCATGTTTTCTTAGATGTTCGTTAGTTAGTTATTGCTGCCTCTGTATGTATCTCACATTCTAGGATTTTCTTCAACAGTAGTAAATGTTATCAACCACTTATATAGTATTTTTGCACCAGTTTTTctctttaagaaaaaattaaaatcaaattaacttGTATaaattgatttgtgaaaattatttcgtataatttctttaaatcattttaatatttttggaaattttgctCAAATAGATCCTTCTGTTAAAGGAAGGTTTGGTCGTGGTTGAAGACGTCAAAGTTTTGTTAGTAGTTTATCTTATTTTCATCTCATCTTATTTCATTTGGTAAAAGTATTTATTCATTTACTcttataaatgttaattaaataactttataaaaaataaaaccacAACAAGAGAAACAtataattcaattcaattttttttcaatgtcaaaaatttataattatatagtgTCTCAAATAACAATTGTACACAAGGTCAAATAATtacatcaaaaaataaaaatgatcaaTTACactctaaaaataatttacaggatcaaataaaagttaatacaagttttttttatctaataaacTAAAGATATTTAGGAATTTAAAAGGGAAACACATAAAAAACTGTATTCGATCAATACAAGAATTGTTAACAAAGATTAATACAGTTTGTCATCCCTACTTCTACtttgatttagaaaattataacttttaatataattttattttatccataCTTTAATTATtggtattattttattaatattaattaattcatgATTTCACCAATAaacttttaaactaattttcaaACCGTAAAGATATAGTAAATGGTAATAAAAATGCTAACAATTATTGTATGttacaaaaaagataaaaatattgaataatttatttctataattaaaactaaaactatctttctttaaagataaaaataaataaaatgaaattaaaaaaaaatcaacagaaTGTTGgccaaacatattttattttgaaatttacatttaaaaaacaaaaaaactgaAAACTTACGTAACTCTATAAAAGcccttaaaactattaatgaagATTTTACAAACATTTAAATGACGAAGCCATCATATCAATAAAGCTGAGAgttgtattgtttttatttaaattattgtgtacttaaatatatatatatatatatatatatatatatatattctgttatattaataaatatcgatattataatatcattaaattaatatataaaataaatttatatttattaaaaataaagtgaaataaaaatatattaataaatgaataaaaacatGATAGAATAGTTTTGtagtaaatatataaagataactgttaattttaaaaaataataattagattttaaaaaataaattaaaaataaataaataattatgaatagaaaatagaaaatactcTTTTTGTATacttacttttatatatatatatatatatatatatatatatataattacatatatatatatatatatatatatatatatatatatatatatatatagttatagatcgGAAAGATATCTGTAGTCATAATCATGAGGATGCATTAACTGAACACCaccttaaaattatttttttattaaaattaacatgaTAACTGCAAACAGTTACACTGAAACCGTTTCTTCCATTGACCAAACTTATtacatattttgtaattttcaagAGAAAATAGTTGTATTGGTGTTGCAAAGTAATAAGATGCAAGGAGATCGTTGTCATAATAAAGAACGTCCCACAGCAACTGGCCTGCAAAATTGGAGAAAcctcaaaaaaatatttggttagaacattttaagcttCAATGAGATAAGGTAGACATCCCCAGAAAAGAATCTGATAACTACACTGTAAAGTATCAGAGAACTGAACTAT contains:
- the LOC114175811 gene encoding WEB family protein At1g12150-like, yielding MTGVKKVNSPRGEVGEIDTRAPFQSVKAAVSLFGEVAIPRDRFSIKRRSSENVFEKETQLILAQKELDKVKKHVDNAEAVKAKALSDLESAKEILQILTTRLAYVRESKQSAMEAAEAVKSQTKRFEKTLSLKAVGYEAWKRELDHARKEYITTINELDSSKQELTKIKQDFDAVMGAKLAALQAAGEAQRSAKLNSERISELSNEIATMKASIEQLKLAAEQSHEEREAQLMSYYTNAKEEVQKNLESLKKEYDPELVENLDAKLAETSAEIEALQEHIKKLHAAKMDSVRLLTSELKEATKTLQDIAEEKNSLNKLVFFLRMELKQVRSEQDGVKEKEHAAGVLAANLTDELQGRMGEAKPAPSTVEELEADIFYVQSKKIQKLQSETEGARREAEEMRRKAQELKVEAEKSRAVAEEAEQRLELVLVEAREAKAAQQRAVKEIKILSEVSKVPSSKFSGKIKIPNEEFEAMRTKAKECEALVEKKEENAMEELHQIYARKNEVDRKVETNVKAIEDTKAATEAALWSAELAESSKVAIETELKRSRQQQQQQQKVVSDDASQKLEHSLTPVSLTTE